One window of the Bradyrhizobium sp. NP1 genome contains the following:
- a CDS encoding VOC family protein, with protein MSKIEPCLWFESEAEEAAKFYCSLLPDSEIDTIQRNTVDGPSGKAGTALVVQFTLAGQPFMALNGGMRVEYTHAVSFKIDCEDQAEVDRLWDALSKGGSGGRCGWLKDRYGVSWQIVPKALPKYLGGPDREGAKRAMQAMLGMAKLDIEGLRRAYEGKPAA; from the coding sequence ATGTCCAAGATTGAACCCTGCCTGTGGTTCGAAAGCGAAGCCGAGGAGGCCGCAAAATTCTATTGCTCGCTGCTGCCGGACTCCGAGATCGATACGATTCAGAGGAACACGGTCGATGGGCCCTCCGGCAAGGCGGGCACCGCGCTTGTGGTCCAATTCACGCTGGCGGGCCAGCCCTTCATGGCGCTGAACGGCGGCATGCGCGTCGAGTACACGCACGCGGTGTCGTTCAAGATCGACTGCGAGGACCAGGCGGAAGTCGATCGTCTCTGGGATGCGCTGTCGAAAGGCGGCTCGGGGGGACGCTGCGGCTGGCTCAAGGATCGCTACGGCGTATCCTGGCAGATCGTGCCGAAGGCCTTGCCGAAATATCTCGGCGGGCCGGATCGCGAGGGCGCCAAGCGCGCCATGCAGGCGATGCTCGGCATGGCGAAGCTCGACATCGAGGGGCTGCG